One genomic window of bacterium includes the following:
- a CDS encoding sigma-54-dependent Fis family transcriptional regulator → MPTILVVDDKDSMRNMLTQTLTEEGYRVDAAEDGKKALDLVRNKSYDLVLTDLKMPTIDGLEVLSGVKEIDEETSVIVMTAYGTIEDAVNAMKRGAYDFITKPFDTEHLCVLVNRALENRRMVAENTLLREELLSGHGLDNIIGKNESMKELSVLVQKVAKSDASVLLQGESGTGKELFARAIHSLSNRKNGPYIAINCAAIPHELLENELFGSEKGAFTGAHARKMGKFEIANGGTVFLDEIGDMEISLQAKLLRVLQLKNFERLGGTKTVDVDVRVIAATNMELQELITQKRFREDLYYRLSVFPLNIPPLRDRRDDVSALADFFIDKYCRELKKPLKSMTREALSLIERYHWPGNVRELENTMERAVILAEGKKITPEHLAIRLQRTDEVQLRDGAGLKEIGAMAQARAEKSTILRILKQVRGNKRKCAQILKIDYTTLFDKIKKYGIEEELNEQYAAVRDDN, encoded by the coding sequence ATGCCTACTATATTAGTAGTAGACGATAAAGATTCGATGCGCAACATGCTGACCCAAACCCTCACCGAAGAAGGTTATCGGGTCGATGCTGCTGAGGATGGCAAAAAGGCGCTTGATCTCGTCAGGAACAAGTCATACGACCTGGTCCTGACCGATCTCAAGATGCCGACGATCGATGGCCTCGAAGTGCTCAGCGGGGTCAAGGAGATCGACGAAGAGACTTCCGTCATCGTTATGACCGCCTATGGCACGATCGAGGATGCCGTCAACGCTATGAAGCGCGGCGCTTACGATTTTATCACCAAACCGTTCGACACCGAACATCTCTGTGTCCTGGTCAATCGGGCGCTGGAGAATCGACGCATGGTCGCGGAAAATACACTGCTCCGCGAAGAGCTGCTCTCCGGCCATGGCCTCGACAATATCATTGGCAAAAACGAATCGATGAAAGAACTTTCGGTCCTGGTGCAGAAAGTCGCCAAGTCCGATGCTTCCGTTTTATTGCAAGGCGAATCCGGCACCGGCAAAGAACTCTTCGCTCGCGCCATCCATTCGCTCTCCAATCGCAAGAATGGCCCCTATATCGCCATCAACTGCGCCGCGATCCCGCACGAACTACTCGAAAACGAATTGTTCGGCTCGGAAAAAGGAGCCTTTACCGGCGCCCATGCCCGCAAGATGGGAAAATTCGAGATCGCCAATGGCGGCACCGTTTTCCTCGATGAGATCGGCGACATGGAGATCTCGTTGCAGGCGAAACTGCTCCGCGTCCTGCAACTGAAAAACTTCGAGCGCCTCGGCGGCACCAAGACTGTCGATGTTGATGTCCGCGTCATTGCCGCCACCAACATGGAACTGCAGGAACTGATCACGCAGAAGCGATTCCGCGAAGATCTCTATTATCGCCTCTCGGTCTTCCCGCTCAATATTCCGCCGCTGCGGGATCGTCGCGATGATGTCTCCGCGCTGGCCGACTTTTTCATCGACAAATATTGCCGCGAACTGAAAAAGCCGCTCAAATCGATGACCCGCGAGGCCCTCTCCCTTATCGAGCGCTACCACTGGCCCGGCAATGTCCGCGAGCTAGAAAATACCATGGAACGCGCGGTGATCCTGGCCGAAGGAAAAAAGATCACGCCGGAACATCTGGCTATCCGCCTCCAGCGAACCGACGAGGTTCAGTTGCGCGATGGCGCCGGATTAAAGGAGATCGGCGCGATGGCTCAGGCGCGCGCAGAGAAATCAACTATCCTGCGCATCCTCAAGCAGGTCCGCGGCAACAAACGGAAATGCGCGCAGATATTGAAGATCGATTACACGACACTGTTCGATAAGATCAAGAAATACGGTATCGAGGAAGAACTGAACGAGCAGTACGCCGCAGTCCGCGACGATAACTAA
- a CDS encoding GNAT family N-acetyltransferase: MKIERLMSAELPSEQSALLQTSSLLGSLPFLRLWETVGGRVVVWRMEENGKIEAMLPGVEFRGRPFTRFQAAPDGLYLRMIRSDQTKTSLDSQEQMLGAISKAGYARVHLTDYFRELGEMVRMSVTMHSTHLIELTEDWEPPDASLRSEIRKAEREGVTIGRLDRSRDLSGFLALMKSTEKRHGRGQKYSDEFFNGLAGLAEIDDRVRWYYLSHDGKPVVSQIYLIEGETALNWQIYLDKAFSHLKANQAMMYHAAMDLRKVGVRFLNMGATPDDAEGVKVYKEKWGGRTIGYPCYERISLLGRIG; the protein is encoded by the coding sequence ATGAAGATCGAACGACTGATGTCGGCGGAGCTGCCGTCCGAACAGTCGGCCCTGCTCCAGACCAGCTCACTTCTCGGTTCGCTTCCGTTCCTCAGGCTCTGGGAAACGGTAGGCGGGAGAGTTGTGGTATGGCGGATGGAGGAGAATGGGAAGATCGAAGCGATGCTTCCGGGAGTGGAGTTTCGGGGGAGACCATTCACGCGATTCCAGGCGGCGCCGGACGGATTGTATCTTCGGATGATACGTTCAGACCAGACCAAAACATCGCTGGACAGCCAGGAGCAGATGCTTGGAGCGATTTCAAAGGCCGGCTATGCGCGAGTTCATCTGACCGACTATTTCCGGGAGTTGGGGGAGATGGTGCGGATGTCGGTGACGATGCACAGTACGCATCTGATCGAGTTAACCGAGGACTGGGAGCCGCCGGATGCGAGTCTCCGTTCGGAGATACGCAAAGCAGAGCGGGAGGGAGTGACGATCGGGAGACTCGACCGATCACGCGACCTGAGTGGGTTTCTGGCATTGATGAAGTCGACCGAAAAACGACATGGGAGAGGGCAGAAATACTCGGACGAGTTTTTTAATGGACTGGCCGGGCTGGCGGAAATTGATGATCGGGTGCGCTGGTATTATCTGTCGCATGACGGGAAGCCGGTGGTTTCGCAGATCTACTTGATCGAAGGGGAGACCGCGCTCAACTGGCAGATCTATCTGGATAAAGCGTTTTCTCATCTTAAGGCGAATCAGGCGATGATGTACCATGCGGCGATGGATTTACGCAAAGTGGGTGTACGGTTTCTGAATATGGGTGCGACGCCGGACGATGCTGAGGGGGTGAAGGTCTACAAGGAGAAGTGGGGAGGCAGGACGATCGGATATCCGTGCTATGAGCGAATCAGTTTGCTGGGGAGGATCGGCTGA
- a CDS encoding glycosyltransferase encodes MAERMRVLLLADVASFHTERYAAELRRQGCFVLIASLENGRITYHQLRKRGPFSSLHYVLASTEVNAVIKRFQPDIINPHYVSGYGFTAALAGAKKYAPIVTHIWGSDILVVPKKSIFHRRKTAYALGDADLIIGDSDHLVAEAERVMPMKRAIVVPWGIERKYLSFHKSDYHRGRPLRILVPRMHGRVYNNQFIVKALAPLVQAGEVELTFPSFGPDAGLFRLLADKSFNSGIKYYDRLERSDLMKLFAAHDVYLSAASTDSSPVSLIEAMGIGLVPVAPNIPGVKEWLGVGHGFVYDLFNEEMLREKIRGIIFSKNDFDEMRRSNLERIKKTAVFEENIGRVVAEMRALVRKK; translated from the coding sequence ATGGCTGAGCGGATGCGGGTGTTGCTGCTGGCGGATGTCGCCTCATTTCATACGGAGAGATATGCGGCGGAATTGCGGCGGCAAGGGTGCTTTGTGCTGATCGCATCGCTGGAGAATGGGCGGATCACGTATCATCAACTGAGAAAGCGGGGGCCATTCAGTTCGCTGCACTATGTGCTGGCCTCGACCGAAGTGAATGCGGTGATCAAACGGTTTCAGCCGGATATCATTAATCCGCACTATGTGTCGGGGTATGGGTTCACGGCGGCGTTGGCGGGAGCGAAAAAGTATGCGCCGATCGTCACGCATATCTGGGGGTCGGATATCCTGGTCGTGCCGAAGAAGTCGATCTTTCACCGTCGCAAGACGGCGTACGCCCTGGGGGATGCAGATCTGATAATCGGGGATTCGGATCATCTGGTGGCCGAAGCAGAGCGGGTGATGCCGATGAAGCGAGCGATCGTGGTGCCATGGGGGATCGAGCGAAAATATCTGTCTTTTCACAAATCTGATTATCATCGCGGGAGACCGCTTCGAATATTAGTGCCGCGGATGCATGGGCGGGTTTACAACAATCAGTTTATTGTCAAAGCGCTGGCACCGCTGGTACAGGCAGGAGAGGTGGAGTTGACGTTTCCCTCGTTCGGGCCGGATGCCGGGCTATTCAGATTACTCGCCGACAAAAGTTTCAACTCCGGAATCAAGTATTACGATCGATTGGAGCGAAGCGACCTGATGAAGCTGTTTGCCGCGCATGATGTCTATCTGTCGGCGGCCTCGACGGATTCATCGCCGGTTTCGCTGATCGAAGCGATGGGGATCGGGTTGGTGCCGGTAGCGCCGAATATCCCGGGAGTGAAAGAGTGGCTGGGAGTCGGGCATGGGTTTGTGTACGACCTGTTCAATGAGGAGATGCTTCGGGAGAAGATACGCGGGATAATTTTTTCGAAGAATGATTTTGACGAGATGCGCAGGTCGAATCTTGAGCGAATCAAAAAGACGGCGGTGTTCGAGGAGAATATCGGTCGAGTGGTCGCGGAGATGCGCGCGCTGGTGAGGAAGAAGTAG
- a CDS encoding 2,3-bisphosphoglycerate-independent phosphoglycerate mutase: MLVLLCILDGFGLRESTPDNAVAAANKPTYQRLLKNCAFTKIDGSGPSVGLPVGQMGNSEVGHLNLGAGRVVYQDVTRIDKAIEDGDFFDNEVFAAAMERVAQEGKAVHLFGLISDGCVHSSLKHLYALTEMAKHKGVEHLYLHAFTDGRDTPPTSGQKYVSEILAKFKEIGLGKFSTIGGRYYGMDRDRRWERTDKAYRAIMYGEGPKFPDPIACLQASYINKVTDEFVIPAVIDLGDTEIGRVRERDVAIMFNFRSDRARQLSYMLLGHEIKGYPHSNSPKIELITMTNFDAKMFEAKVAFHPIRLRNILGAVLSKHGVKQLRTAETEKYAHVTFFFNGGIEDPYTGEDRDMIASPKVATYDLQPEMSAAEVTDNCIRRIQSGQYGFVLVNYANCDMVGHTGSFQAAKTAVEAVDQQLGRLLEAVRAANGVAIVTADHGNAEMMIDPATGGPWTAHTTNLVPCILYDPTGQLGNRPVGDGGVLMPFDQTTQGPAIKLRDGGILADVAPTVLDMMGLPQPKEMTGKSLIIRG, translated from the coding sequence ATGCTGGTACTACTCTGCATACTTGACGGATTCGGACTTCGTGAATCGACCCCGGATAACGCGGTAGCGGCTGCCAACAAGCCGACCTATCAGCGACTGCTGAAGAATTGTGCGTTCACCAAAATCGACGGTTCGGGACCATCGGTAGGACTTCCAGTCGGACAGATGGGGAATAGCGAGGTAGGGCATCTCAATCTCGGCGCCGGCAGAGTGGTCTATCAGGATGTGACGCGGATCGACAAGGCGATCGAAGACGGCGACTTTTTCGATAACGAAGTTTTCGCCGCCGCTATGGAGCGGGTGGCGCAGGAAGGGAAAGCGGTCCATCTGTTCGGGTTGATCTCGGATGGGTGTGTGCATTCCTCGCTGAAACATCTGTATGCGCTGACCGAGATGGCGAAGCATAAAGGGGTGGAGCATCTTTATCTGCACGCGTTCACCGATGGGCGCGACACGCCGCCAACCTCGGGGCAGAAATATGTCAGCGAGATCCTGGCAAAATTCAAAGAGATAGGATTAGGGAAGTTCTCGACGATCGGCGGGCGATATTACGGGATGGACCGTGACCGTCGCTGGGAAAGAACCGACAAGGCGTATCGTGCGATCATGTATGGCGAGGGGCCGAAATTCCCCGACCCGATCGCCTGTCTGCAAGCCTCGTATATCAACAAAGTGACGGATGAGTTCGTCATTCCGGCGGTGATCGATCTGGGGGATACGGAGATCGGCAGAGTGCGGGAACGGGATGTGGCGATCATGTTCAATTTCCGGTCGGACCGTGCCCGTCAACTTTCGTACATGCTGTTAGGGCATGAGATCAAGGGGTATCCGCACTCGAACTCGCCGAAGATCGAATTGATCACGATGACCAATTTCGATGCCAAGATGTTCGAAGCGAAAGTGGCGTTTCACCCGATCAGACTTCGGAATATCCTCGGCGCGGTGCTGTCGAAACATGGGGTGAAGCAGTTACGGACGGCGGAGACCGAGAAGTATGCGCACGTGACGTTTTTCTTCAACGGCGGCATCGAGGATCCGTATACGGGTGAGGATCGGGATATGATCGCATCGCCGAAAGTGGCGACGTATGATCTTCAGCCGGAGATGTCGGCGGCCGAGGTGACGGACAACTGCATTCGACGGATACAGTCGGGGCAGTATGGCTTTGTGTTGGTCAATTACGCGAACTGCGATATGGTTGGGCATACCGGGTCATTCCAGGCGGCCAAGACAGCAGTGGAGGCGGTTGACCAGCAATTGGGTCGACTGCTGGAGGCGGTACGGGCGGCGAATGGAGTGGCGATCGTTACTGCCGATCACGGGAATGCCGAAATGATGATCGATCCGGCGACGGGTGGACCCTGGACGGCACACACGACGAATCTGGTGCCGTGCATTCTGTATGATCCGACCGGGCAATTGGGGAATCGGCCGGTTGGAGATGGCGGCGTGCTAATGCCGTTCGACCAGACGACACAGGGTCCGGCGATAAAACTTCGCGACGGGGGGATTTTGGCCGATGTCGCGCCAACGGTACTCGATATGATGGGGCTGCCGCAGCCAAAGGAAATGACGGGCAAGTCACTTATCATCAGAGGTTAG
- a CDS encoding T9SS type A sorting domain-containing protein gives MVAVKITTFLALALIALGGLVSEDASAADRWVTLTSFSEVNRMKLIDDSVYLATSGGLLVAADPQSFPRLYTNLNGLGTTSIYDVVKDADDRLWVAGLGRLAMLGADDSQLYPFYDNDGKPFQLYALADDGEFLWVGTGKGLVLFSKQNDGGQIEDSYTQFGDLNPDAVVYDIVLDGDTIWLATSSGLAVADKSDPVALKAPSNWTVFGPNDFPVLGTGSMSRLAAFESDIYVGTERSALRLDREIGDTTFTELTIGRDSVFNDLKVENDTLFMYYSGGLAVVKDGVNSRINLTGLPTQNFKSGLNTGSYRWVDLVNRPIYQNEGGSFASYAFTGAPGNNVSDVAINRSGEVVSALTQQQIGLYDGTSWSQPFQPGASDGAISALADSSGDLWVGTFGNGMWRVSGDSIKNFDENNSTLRGNSDGDRGRTYVVVEGMATDGEYLFVACYRALNGHPVAVCRMDQIDTPSAWDSIGTPHGLMDTFVTSIACAPGNMAVGTEGDGIYWCRNGGSGDWLTDDFVDCVHFTKENRFLRSNTVRTVEFAPDTTLYVGTNFGISWYDIGIDYFVDIDLPEGISSDVTDIDFDGRGNMYVATKDGAARRDRTNGVFTTYTMFNSGLVSNDVRSVTVDQARGDVYFGTSSGISVLLSEIGDPTAVLDSVFAYPNPFVIDDANDRVRFNFTRPYVVSIHDLTGAVVRDNINTTSWDGKNNQGEQVASGVYIFVLTDVTGVSTRGKILLINNQ, from the coding sequence ATGGTTGCTGTCAAAATTACGACGTTCCTCGCGCTAGCGCTGATCGCACTCGGTGGTCTGGTATCGGAAGATGCTTCGGCCGCGGATCGATGGGTGACGTTGACCTCGTTCTCCGAGGTCAACCGGATGAAGCTGATCGATGATTCGGTCTACCTGGCGACCTCCGGGGGACTTCTGGTGGCGGCCGATCCGCAGTCATTTCCTCGTCTCTATACCAATCTAAACGGTCTCGGGACAACCTCCATTTATGATGTCGTGAAAGATGCGGATGACCGTCTCTGGGTGGCCGGACTGGGGAGACTGGCGATGCTCGGCGCGGATGATTCGCAATTGTATCCGTTCTATGATAATGACGGGAAGCCGTTCCAGTTGTATGCGCTGGCGGATGACGGAGAATTTCTCTGGGTCGGCACGGGCAAAGGGTTGGTGCTTTTTTCGAAGCAGAATGATGGCGGACAGATAGAAGATAGCTACACGCAATTCGGTGATCTGAACCCGGATGCGGTGGTGTATGATATCGTGCTGGATGGTGACACGATCTGGCTGGCGACCTCGAGCGGGCTGGCGGTGGCGGACAAAAGCGATCCGGTCGCGCTGAAGGCCCCCTCGAACTGGACAGTCTTCGGACCGAATGATTTCCCGGTCTTGGGGACCGGCAGTATGAGCCGTCTGGCCGCGTTTGAATCGGATATTTATGTCGGGACTGAGCGCTCGGCACTTCGATTGGATAGAGAGATCGGCGACACAACGTTCACAGAGTTGACGATCGGCCGTGATTCGGTCTTCAACGATCTCAAGGTTGAAAACGACACGCTGTTCATGTATTACAGCGGCGGGCTGGCGGTGGTGAAGGATGGCGTCAACAGCCGGATCAATTTGACCGGGCTCCCGACGCAGAATTTCAAGAGCGGTCTTAACACGGGGAGTTATCGTTGGGTTGATCTGGTGAATCGACCGATCTACCAGAACGAGGGTGGGAGTTTTGCTTCGTACGCGTTCACTGGCGCGCCGGGGAATAATGTCAGTGATGTGGCGATCAATCGTTCGGGTGAGGTGGTCTCCGCTTTGACCCAACAGCAGATCGGCCTCTACGACGGCACCAGTTGGAGTCAGCCGTTTCAGCCGGGAGCCTCGGATGGCGCGATCTCGGCGCTGGCGGATTCATCCGGCGATCTCTGGGTCGGGACATTCGGCAACGGGATGTGGCGAGTCTCGGGAGACTCGATCAAGAATTTCGATGAAAACAATTCGACTCTGCGCGGCAATAGTGACGGTGACCGGGGTCGAACGTATGTGGTGGTGGAAGGGATGGCGACGGATGGGGAGTATCTGTTTGTCGCCTGTTATCGCGCACTAAATGGACATCCAGTGGCGGTTTGCCGGATGGATCAGATAGATACGCCATCGGCGTGGGATTCGATCGGGACGCCACACGGACTGATGGATACATTTGTGACCTCGATCGCCTGCGCGCCGGGGAATATGGCGGTCGGGACGGAAGGGGATGGAATCTACTGGTGTCGTAATGGCGGGAGCGGTGACTGGTTGACCGATGACTTTGTCGACTGTGTTCATTTCACGAAAGAGAATCGGTTTCTTCGTTCGAACACGGTACGGACGGTGGAGTTTGCGCCGGATACGACACTGTATGTCGGGACGAATTTCGGGATCTCGTGGTACGATATCGGGATCGATTATTTCGTGGATATCGACCTTCCGGAGGGGATCAGTTCGGATGTGACGGATATCGATTTCGATGGACGGGGGAATATGTATGTGGCGACCAAAGACGGGGCGGCGAGACGCGATCGTACCAATGGAGTTTTTACCACCTATACGATGTTTAACTCGGGACTGGTGAGCAACGATGTTCGCTCGGTGACAGTCGACCAGGCGAGAGGGGATGTCTACTTTGGGACCTCGTCAGGGATATCGGTGCTTCTCTCGGAGATCGGTGATCCGACGGCGGTGCTGGATTCGGTATTTGCGTATCCCAATCCGTTCGTGATCGACGACGCCAATGACCGGGTGCGGTTCAATTTCACACGGCCATATGTGGTGTCGATCCACGACCTGACCGGAGCGGTGGTGCGGGATAATATCAATACCACCTCCTGGGATGGGAAAAATAACCAAGGCGAACAGGTTGCCTCGGGTGTCTATATATTCGTGCTGACCGATGTAACCGGCGTATCAACGCGCGGCAAGATCCTGCTTATCAACAACCAATGA
- a CDS encoding phosphoribosylformylglycinamidine cyclo-ligase, translating to MADQSTPKKMTYAQAGVDVKAGEEAVQRIKKLAKATFGPNVLSEIGSFGGFYKLPLTGIAEPVLISSADGVGTKLKLAFMTGKHDTVGEDLVNHCVNDILVHGARGLFFLDYIATGKLDVTTVADIVAGLARGCTNAGMALIGGETAEMPDFYQAGEYDIAGFIVGMVDQKKVINGSTIKIGDVCIGLASNGLHTNGYSLARKVAFDIAGHKVDDFVPELKMTIAEALMKVHRCYAPLIFPLIEKYDIHGMAHITGGGLPGNLNRILPEGCDASITKGSWPILPLCSYLGRVGNLDENDIYSAFNMGIGYVLVVKPSEADSIMDSLAQAGETAYRIGEIVPGEKKVRLI from the coding sequence ATGGCTGACCAATCCACACCCAAGAAAATGACCTACGCCCAAGCGGGCGTTGATGTTAAGGCCGGCGAAGAAGCCGTCCAGCGCATCAAAAAACTGGCCAAAGCTACTTTCGGCCCCAATGTCCTCTCCGAAATCGGATCATTCGGCGGCTTCTATAAACTCCCGCTCACCGGTATCGCCGAGCCGGTACTGATCTCATCTGCCGACGGTGTCGGAACCAAGCTCAAACTCGCCTTCATGACCGGCAAACATGACACGGTCGGCGAAGATCTGGTCAATCACTGCGTCAATGATATCCTGGTACATGGCGCACGCGGATTGTTCTTTCTGGACTATATCGCGACCGGGAAACTGGATGTCACGACGGTGGCGGATATTGTCGCCGGTCTGGCGCGCGGCTGCACGAATGCCGGCATGGCGCTGATCGGTGGCGAGACCGCCGAAATGCCGGATTTCTATCAGGCGGGTGAGTATGATATCGCCGGGTTTATTGTCGGGATGGTCGACCAGAAGAAGGTGATCAACGGCTCGACGATCAAGATCGGGGATGTTTGTATCGGGCTGGCCTCAAATGGGCTGCATACGAATGGATATAGTCTGGCGCGCAAGGTGGCGTTTGATATCGCCGGGCATAAAGTCGATGACTTTGTGCCGGAACTGAAGATGACAATCGCCGAAGCATTGATGAAAGTTCATCGCTGCTACGCGCCGCTGATCTTCCCGCTGATTGAAAAGTATGATATTCACGGCATGGCGCATATCACGGGCGGAGGGTTACCGGGGAATCTGAACCGGATATTGCCGGAAGGGTGCGATGCCTCGATCACGAAGGGGAGTTGGCCGATTCTTCCGCTCTGCAGTTATCTCGGAAGAGTGGGGAATCTGGACGAAAACGATATATATTCCGCGTTTAATATGGGGATCGGGTACGTACTGGTAGTGAAGCCATCGGAAGCCGATAGTATAATGGATAGTTTAGCTCAGGCGGGTGAAACCGCGTACCGGATCGGGGAGATCGTCCCCGGCGAGAAAAAAGTCAGACTGATATAA
- a CDS encoding pirin family protein — MITIRKSEDRGHANYGWLDTKYSFSFSGYYDPRHMHFRTLRVINEDKVAGGGGFPEHDHDNMEIITYVLSGSLEHGDSMGNGSVIERGDVQRMSAGSGITHSEFNHSPKTPVKLLQIWLFPETKDIEPSYEQKHFSDDDKRNQLREIVSGSPTDGAMKMHQDATMYASILESGQTVTHTLAPGRFGWLQLISGSLTLNDVVLQAGDAAAVSEESLLTITASDTAEFLLFDLA, encoded by the coding sequence ATGATCACGATTCGCAAATCCGAAGATCGCGGGCACGCCAACTACGGATGGCTCGACACCAAATACAGCTTTTCGTTCTCCGGCTATTACGACCCGCGCCACATGCACTTCCGCACCCTGCGGGTCATCAACGAGGACAAAGTCGCCGGCGGCGGTGGCTTCCCGGAACATGACCATGACAACATGGAGATCATTACGTATGTCCTCTCCGGCTCGCTGGAACATGGCGACTCGATGGGGAATGGTTCGGTGATCGAGCGCGGCGATGTTCAGCGGATGTCTGCCGGCAGCGGTATCACCCACAGCGAGTTCAACCACTCGCCGAAAACGCCGGTGAAGCTCCTGCAGATCTGGCTGTTTCCTGAGACCAAGGATATTGAGCCGAGCTACGAGCAAAAGCATTTTTCCGATGACGACAAGCGGAATCAACTTCGCGAGATCGTCTCCGGCTCGCCGACCGACGGAGCAATGAAAATGCACCAGGATGCTACGATGTATGCATCAATTCTGGAGTCCGGCCAGACCGTCACACATACGCTGGCGCCGGGCCGCTTCGGATGGCTGCAACTGATATCGGGAAGTCTGACATTGAACGATGTTGTATTGCAGGCCGGCGATGCCGCCGCGGTGAGCGAAGAATCTCTGCTTACTATCACCGCCAGTGATACCGCAGAGTTCCTCCTCTTCGACCTGGCGTAG
- the lnt gene encoding apolipoprotein N-acyltransferase translates to MVWAFLLSLAYYPGIFGFLAWISLVRPFWIISKLSGREAFTASYFYSFFFVLFSLYWIFPVTLPGTMAAITIVAFYYTGVFVAFSALYRFRPWIGIAAAPFLWVGMEYFRTLGEIAFPWSQVGYTQGYYLYILQIVAVIGVHGLSLLILFGNMLVWLAFRKELSAERRLTSAFGAILIVVALLLWGWAEMEAYPTEGKYPVAVLQGSVPLDIKWELENQGYSAKLYDSLSKTITEPVKLVVWPESAVPCYVASNRWCRGMVSSTAKETGTYHLVGALGSGTVETEIRYYNSCYQFNPEGGIEKRYDKVKLVPFSEQVPYQRFFPFMRPAVIFKHLQFLEDMGVEWWSDYHPGDSIHLFTLPDAQYGVLICFESTFPEVTRRMILDGANFIVGITNDTWFGTSIGIHMHSRMFITRAVENRVWMARSANSGLSYVVDPYGRVRESLPVNAVAALVGKVNLLDETSFFTRRGDIAGRIAFVTMLSLLCILVGVWLLSKLRRSSR, encoded by the coding sequence ATGGTCTGGGCGTTTCTGTTGTCATTGGCGTATTATCCCGGGATATTCGGTTTTCTCGCGTGGATATCGCTCGTCAGGCCATTCTGGATAATCAGTAAGCTTTCGGGGCGAGAGGCGTTTACTGCCTCGTACTTCTACAGCTTCTTCTTCGTTCTCTTTTCTCTCTACTGGATATTTCCGGTCACACTCCCCGGAACGATGGCGGCGATCACGATCGTCGCATTCTACTATACGGGCGTGTTCGTGGCGTTTTCGGCGTTGTACCGTTTCAGGCCTTGGATCGGGATAGCCGCGGCGCCGTTTTTATGGGTCGGGATGGAGTATTTCCGGACACTGGGGGAGATAGCGTTTCCGTGGTCGCAGGTTGGCTATACACAGGGGTATTACCTGTACATCCTGCAAATTGTGGCGGTGATCGGGGTGCATGGGTTGTCGCTGTTGATCCTGTTCGGAAATATGCTGGTCTGGCTGGCGTTCCGAAAGGAGTTGTCGGCGGAACGTCGTCTCACTTCGGCGTTTGGAGCGATTCTGATTGTGGTCGCTCTGCTTTTGTGGGGTTGGGCCGAGATGGAAGCGTATCCGACTGAGGGGAAGTATCCGGTGGCGGTGCTTCAGGGATCAGTCCCGCTGGATATCAAGTGGGAGTTGGAGAATCAAGGGTATAGCGCCAAGCTGTATGATTCTCTGAGTAAAACGATCACCGAGCCGGTGAAGTTAGTGGTATGGCCGGAGAGCGCGGTCCCCTGTTATGTGGCCTCGAACAGATGGTGCCGCGGGATGGTATCCTCCACCGCAAAAGAGACCGGCACCTATCATCTGGTTGGAGCGTTGGGTTCGGGTACGGTCGAAACTGAGATCAGATATTACAATTCCTGCTACCAGTTTAATCCCGAAGGTGGGATCGAAAAGCGGTACGACAAGGTCAAGCTGGTGCCGTTCTCCGAGCAGGTGCCGTATCAGCGGTTTTTCCCGTTCATGCGGCCGGCAGTGATATTCAAGCATCTGCAATTTCTTGAGGATATGGGGGTGGAGTGGTGGTCGGATTATCATCCGGGGGATTCGATACATTTGTTCACGCTTCCGGATGCCCAGTATGGGGTGCTGATCTGTTTTGAGTCGACTTTCCCGGAAGTGACGCGCCGGATGATATTGGATGGGGCGAACTTCATCGTGGGTATAACGAATGATACCTGGTTCGGGACCTCGATTGGTATCCATATGCATAGCCGGATGTTCATCACCCGGGCGGTGGAGAATCGGGTCTGGATGGCGCGTTCGGCCAATAGCGGGTTGTCATATGTGGTCGATCCGTACGGCCGGGTGCGGGAGAGTCTGCCGGTGAATGCGGTGGCGGCGTTGGTGGGGAAGGTGAACCTTCTGGATGAGACCAGTTTCTTCACCCGGCGGGGGGATATAGCCGGTCGAATCGCGTTCGTGACAATGCTGTCCCTATTATGTATCTTGGTCGGAGTATGGTTGCTGTCAAAATTACGACGTTCCTCGCGCTAG